A segment of the Vibrio sp. 16 genome:
GCCTGCTTAAGTCTATCTCGGGCTTTCTCTTCGTCCTTGAGAGAAATAGCCAGAACCGCTTCCACAATCAAGTTGCGGTTGGTGTCGGTCAGCAATTCGTTATTGTTTGCTTGTTCCTGTAAGAACGCTAAGGTTTGCTCCGCTTGCTCGAACTCTTCCAGTGCAATCTGCGCGCGGGCAATGTTACGCCATTGCAGTTGAGTAAAGTGGTTACACGCTTGCTCTGGCTTGACGGTGGTGTCCAACCATTGACGAATGGCCTCCAGATCGCCGCGCGCTTGCCAGAATAAAATCAATGACAGTGAGGCGTTCGCTGTCCAATCGACGTGGTAGGTTGACTGTTTCTGCAGATGCACAATTTGGTCGATGAACTTACCCGCTTTGTCGAGTTCCCCTCGGCCAATGGCAATACGCGCCAACATTGAGTAGCTATGTAAGTGCTTACTTGGACTGTGATTCCCTAGGATATCAAGCCCTTTGTATGCGCACTCTTCTGCTTCATCTAATCGGTTCCAGCACCAGAGGATTTGCGCTCGAACACGAAGCAAAAACTCATGCAGGGGAACTTGTTGTAACTGCTGCTCTTCTATCAGTTTGAAGGCATTGTCTTGCACTTCGTACGCGGCTTGAACGTAACCTTGAGCGATCAAGATTTCGCTTTGTTGCAGCATGGCCCATAAGGCTTGGTGGTAGACTTGGTATTGTCTTGCCAGCTTTTCGGTTTGTTGCATCATTGGCAGTGCACGGCTTAAGTGGCCTAATACGTGGTTAACTTCGCCCACAACAGAGGTCGCAACGATACGACTACGATAGACGGTACTGTCGAGTTGGCTCAGTGACAATTCCGCTAGCTCAAGGGCTTTTTCAGGCTCATTCTGGTTAATTGCAACTTGGGCACGTAGTGCGTTGAACTCGCCTTGCTCTTTGGGGCTTAAAACCACGTTAAAGGCTTTCATTTGCGCATCGGCTTTAGAGAGCAAATCGCCAACATCATTGTATCTGTGCTGGCTTTGCGCTAGCCAAGCCTGAAGCATGCACAGTTTCGGTTCGCTGTAGAGTTGCTCAGGGCTGAGCGTCTCAATGGCCTTTTCGACACTTTGCAGCTCGCCGCCATTGAACATTTTCCACCCATATTGCAGCAAGATGTCGGCAATTAACTGGCTATTTTTTGCTTTTTGCGCATGGTAAAGCGCTTGATGAGGAGAAGAGAGCTTCAGCCACGCTTTCGCTGCGGTTTGGTGTAGCTCGGTTTCCTGCTGGGGAATACGCGCAGAGCGTTCGTGCGTTAAGAACTCCGCAAACAGATTGTGGAAGCGATACCAGTTTTGTTCGCCTTCCAGCGGGTGAATGAACAGACCAAAGCGGTTTAACGATTCAATCATGCTCAGCGCATCATCACGCTGGGTGAGGGCAGACACCAACTCATCATTGAAGTGATCAAGGATAGAACACTGGAGTAGGAATAAGCGAGTTTCTGCATCCAGTAAATCAAACACCTCTTCGACAAGGTAATCCCATAGATGAGCATGGTTAAATTCAGAAAATGACTCGGCGGACTGGGCTAAGGTTTTATGCTGATGCTGCGCTTGCAACGCGATAAGTTGCAATGCGGAAGGCCACCCCTCAACGTACGCTCGTAGGTTGTTTGCGGTAATGTCATCAATGCCATCAGCCACACGCTGATTAAAGAATCTTGTGGTCTCTTCGGTATCAAACGCCAACAGCTCGTTGCCAATTTCAATCATCAAGTCACGAACGCGTAAGTTTGCGGTGCCCAATGGAGGCGCGGCGCGACTCGTGACGACAAGCGTTAGGTTGTCTGGCATGTGCTTGAGGAAGAAACGCATGGCTTCGTGGATTTCTTCATCACTGATCAGGTGATAATCATCGAGCACGAGGTAGCACTCTTGATGGAACGCCGACATTTCAGAGAAGACTTCGCCAAACAGAGAATGAAGAGAGGAGAACTGGCGTTTCTCGGCGAGTTTTTGCGCGTTAGGGCAAGCGTTGTTGGTTGCTTTGTTCAATGCTTGTAATAGGTAGTTCATAAAACGGAAAGAGTCGTTGTCACTTTCGTCTATGCTGTACCAACCGACGTTAACTTTGTCCGATAGCCATTGAGCCGCCATCGTGGTTTTGCCATACCCCGCCGGAGAGCGGAAAAGGACCAGTTTGTAGCAAGGGGCTTGTTGCAACAAATCTAAAACTCGCGGACGAACGATAGCATTATGTAATCGACCCGGTCGGGTTAACTTAGAAGGAATCCACATCTTCTTTTCCCTGCTCAATACCCCTAATTGTTGTTATTCACTCTGCTAGGGGTGGTGAATAAATAGCCAATAGGCCTTGTTGACAGCGATGTTACTTGAGAACGAACCCCACAGTTATTGATCAACCACGAGATTTTTGTGTAATTCACACTTTGTTGTTATCTACGCCCCTAAATTGTGACTCTTGTCACCTTTATTGCGAGTTGTGAGTGCGACTTCTATCCTTTGTTGCACCGAAAATGATGAAAACTGAGTAACAGATGAAAACTTAATGTGATCAAGTATACATATCCATCAATTGGTTGTTTTTCTGAACCAACAAGTTTCATAA
Coding sequences within it:
- the malT gene encoding HTH-type transcriptional regulator MalT, with the protein product MWIPSKLTRPGRLHNAIVRPRVLDLLQQAPCYKLVLFRSPAGYGKTTMAAQWLSDKVNVGWYSIDESDNDSFRFMNYLLQALNKATNNACPNAQKLAEKRQFSSLHSLFGEVFSEMSAFHQECYLVLDDYHLISDEEIHEAMRFFLKHMPDNLTLVVTSRAAPPLGTANLRVRDLMIEIGNELLAFDTEETTRFFNQRVADGIDDITANNLRAYVEGWPSALQLIALQAQHQHKTLAQSAESFSEFNHAHLWDYLVEEVFDLLDAETRLFLLQCSILDHFNDELVSALTQRDDALSMIESLNRFGLFIHPLEGEQNWYRFHNLFAEFLTHERSARIPQQETELHQTAAKAWLKLSSPHQALYHAQKAKNSQLIADILLQYGWKMFNGGELQSVEKAIETLSPEQLYSEPKLCMLQAWLAQSQHRYNDVGDLLSKADAQMKAFNVVLSPKEQGEFNALRAQVAINQNEPEKALELAELSLSQLDSTVYRSRIVATSVVGEVNHVLGHLSRALPMMQQTEKLARQYQVYHQALWAMLQQSEILIAQGYVQAAYEVQDNAFKLIEEQQLQQVPLHEFLLRVRAQILWCWNRLDEAEECAYKGLDILGNHSPSKHLHSYSMLARIAIGRGELDKAGKFIDQIVHLQKQSTYHVDWTANASLSLILFWQARGDLEAIRQWLDTTVKPEQACNHFTQLQWRNIARAQIALEEFEQAEQTLAFLQEQANNNELLTDTNRNLIVEAVLAISLKDEEKARDRLKQALALTNQTGMLGNFLVDGAKIGHILEKLNNKNELGDLERHRAQQLLKDISTTQRSRSVHFDGEFVEKLVNHPNIPELVRTSPLTQREWQVLGLIYSGFSNEQIAQELDVAGTTIKTHIRNLYQKLNIANRKEAIKTAENLLQLMGY